One stretch of Rathayibacter festucae DSM 15932 DNA includes these proteins:
- a CDS encoding nucleoside deaminase has translation MRESDLPLPPEADAWMRLALDEARRAAGWGDVPVGAVVVDAEGAVIGRGRNERELRTDPTAHAEVVALREAAAARGDWQLAGCTLVVTLEPCAMCAGAILAARLERVVFGAWDEKAGAAGSVHDLLRDRRLHHVVEVYPGLRADEGARLLLDFFAAKR, from the coding sequence ATGCGCGAGAGCGACCTCCCCCTCCCTCCCGAGGCGGACGCCTGGATGCGGCTCGCGCTCGACGAGGCCCGCCGGGCCGCCGGGTGGGGCGACGTGCCGGTGGGCGCGGTGGTCGTCGACGCCGAGGGCGCGGTGATCGGGCGCGGCCGCAACGAGCGCGAGCTGCGCACGGATCCGACGGCGCACGCCGAGGTGGTCGCGCTGCGGGAGGCCGCTGCCGCCCGCGGAGACTGGCAGCTCGCGGGCTGCACCCTCGTGGTCACCCTCGAGCCGTGCGCGATGTGCGCCGGGGCGATCCTCGCCGCCCGGCTCGAGCGCGTCGTCTTCGGGGCGTGGGACGAGAAGGCGGGCGCGGCCGGCTCGGTGCACGACCTGCTCCGGGACCGCCGGCTGCACCACGTGGTCGAGGTGTACCCGGGGCTGCGGGCCGACGAGGGTG
- the upp gene encoding uracil phosphoribosyltransferase yields the protein MRVHVADHPLITHKLTVLRDKRTPSPTFRQLAEELMTLLAYEATRGVRTRTVTIETPVTTTTGLALSDPQPLVVPILRAGLGMLEGMVKLIPTAEVGFLGMARNEETLEPTTYAERLPDDLSNRQCFVLDPMLATGGSLIAAIQFLFDRGAEDVTAVCLLAAPEGLAAVEKAFVGKDVTIVLGSLDEKLNELGYIVPGLGDAGDRLYGLAG from the coding sequence ATGCGCGTCCACGTAGCCGACCACCCGCTGATCACGCACAAGCTCACCGTGCTGCGCGACAAGCGCACCCCCTCCCCCACCTTCCGGCAGCTCGCCGAGGAGCTGATGACCCTGCTCGCCTATGAGGCGACCCGCGGCGTCCGCACCCGCACCGTCACCATCGAGACGCCGGTCACCACGACCACCGGTCTCGCGCTGAGCGACCCGCAGCCGCTGGTCGTGCCGATCCTGCGCGCGGGCCTCGGGATGCTGGAGGGCATGGTCAAGCTCATCCCCACCGCCGAGGTGGGCTTCCTCGGCATGGCACGCAACGAGGAGACCCTCGAGCCGACCACCTACGCCGAGCGCCTGCCCGACGACCTGTCCAACCGCCAGTGCTTCGTGCTCGACCCGATGCTCGCCACCGGCGGCTCGCTGATCGCCGCCATCCAGTTCCTCTTCGACCGCGGCGCCGAGGACGTCACCGCCGTCTGCCTGCTCGCCGCGCCCGAGGGCCTCGCGGCCGTGGAGAAGGCGTTCGTCGGCAAGGACGTGACCATCGTCCTCGGCTCGCTCGACGAGAAGCTCAACGAGCTCGGCTACATCGTCCCCGGCCTCGGTGACGCGGGCGACCGCCTCTACGGGCTCGCCGGCTGA
- a CDS encoding winged helix-turn-helix domain-containing protein: MPARTSCTGSRAHTRIRSPDTRPGSDQPKDSSCPSSTPVPSPLPPPPPPAGRPEAAPAAPRLRAVPQGTEARGFALYVGIDEAKARAAGIDLGRLVEELKRVTAEFAPDAETYASVALAPQGAGGRDVDVVRLALQDPAAVARRRSETEPDLDRAPGGVVIDISRKRVILDDETTALTYKEFELLQYLVLREGRTIERAELISSLWGAADDDAPNERTIDVHVRRLRAKLGRYEDIVRTVRGVGYRFDRHADVAIRYASTPSPDLF; this comes from the coding sequence CTGCCGGCCCGCACCTCGTGCACCGGCTCTCGCGCGCACACCCGGATCCGCTCCCCGGACACTCGTCCCGGATCCGACCAGCCCAAGGATTCGTCATGTCCCTCCTCCACGCCCGTCCCGTCTCCACTCCCGCCGCCGCCCCCGCCTGCAGGCCGCCCCGAGGCCGCGCCCGCCGCTCCCCGCCTCCGCGCCGTGCCGCAGGGAACCGAGGCCCGCGGCTTCGCCCTCTACGTCGGCATCGACGAGGCCAAGGCCCGTGCCGCCGGCATCGACCTCGGCCGCCTGGTCGAGGAGCTCAAGCGCGTCACCGCCGAGTTCGCTCCCGACGCCGAGACCTACGCCTCCGTCGCCCTCGCCCCGCAGGGCGCCGGCGGCCGCGACGTCGACGTCGTCCGCCTCGCCCTCCAGGACCCGGCCGCCGTCGCCCGCCGCCGCTCCGAGACCGAGCCCGACCTCGACCGCGCCCCCGGCGGCGTCGTCATCGACATCTCGCGCAAGCGCGTCATCCTCGACGACGAGACCACCGCCCTCACCTACAAGGAGTTCGAGCTGCTGCAGTACCTCGTCCTCCGCGAGGGCCGCACCATCGAGCGCGCCGAGCTGATCTCCTCGCTCTGGGGAGCCGCCGACGACGACGCCCCGAACGAGCGCACCATCGACGTGCACGTCCGCCGCCTGCGCGCCAAGCTCGGCCGCTACGAGGACATCGTCCGCACCGTCCGCGGCGTCGGCTACCGCTTCGACCGCCACGCGGACGTGGCCATCCGCTACGCCTCCACCCCCAGCCCCGACCTGTTCTGA
- a CDS encoding GAF domain-containing protein has product MEWTYLHLSWLPAVLALVATITSAVLFGILGLDEYKAQRHWMQPTAVASTVIAVALTALLEYLRRESSRSSVFEATAALTQFRDALKPIVLRLRRMQDVPSPQRETAYQRVVTSVLDARLTLFSDDLDTRMVIYKFEGAQGRRPRRLTLENKSGRPANEPDDFVDTDGGRGEALFTWLATSPTFRFVANVTEDPDEVSGRGYETYISVPILVSDRVVGMITLDSPIAGDLDETDVAPLELLAGLLALAHGML; this is encoded by the coding sequence GTGGAGTGGACCTACCTTCACCTGAGCTGGCTCCCTGCTGTGCTCGCGCTAGTCGCGACCATCACCTCGGCGGTCCTGTTCGGAATCCTCGGGCTCGACGAGTACAAGGCCCAGCGCCACTGGATGCAGCCGACGGCAGTCGCGTCGACGGTCATCGCGGTGGCCCTGACTGCGCTCCTCGAGTACCTCCGGCGCGAAAGCAGTCGCTCCTCCGTGTTCGAGGCGACGGCCGCACTCACTCAGTTCCGAGACGCCTTGAAGCCCATCGTCCTGCGGTTGCGTCGGATGCAGGACGTCCCTTCGCCGCAACGTGAAACGGCCTACCAGCGGGTGGTGACGAGCGTGCTGGACGCCAGGCTCACCCTGTTCAGTGACGACCTCGACACCCGGATGGTGATCTACAAGTTCGAGGGGGCGCAAGGTAGGAGGCCGCGACGGCTCACGCTCGAGAACAAGTCGGGGCGTCCAGCGAACGAGCCCGACGACTTCGTCGACACGGATGGCGGTCGCGGTGAGGCGCTGTTCACGTGGTTGGCGACCTCGCCAACTTTTCGGTTCGTCGCGAACGTGACCGAAGACCCAGACGAGGTGTCCGGCCGAGGTTACGAGACGTACATTTCTGTCCCGATCCTGGTCTCGGATCGTGTCGTCGGGATGATCACGCTCGACTCGCCCATCGCGGGCGACTTGGACGAAACGGACGTAGCGCCGCTCGAGCTCCTCGCCGGTTTGCTCGCACTAGCGCACGGAATGCTGTGA